One region of Aminobacterium colombiense DSM 12261 genomic DNA includes:
- a CDS encoding N-acyl-D-amino-acid deacylase family protein, with translation MNFDVIIRNAIVVDGTNSPWFKADVGISNGRIDFVGKVPLDATGKEEVDAEGKVLCPGFIDGHTHADFVLLQDPLMLSKLKQGVTTQIIGQCGISPAPVTDDKVEMLDQYVGFFKGGTTLDWTWRSFGGWLDKLETLSLGTNIGACVGQGTVRLAVMGFENRQPTQDEMEKMRAYVEEAIDSGAFGLTSGLIYPPGVYSSHEELCALTTALKKKNALYLSHMRSESGAVVESVMETIDIGHKNDIPVQISHHKAAGKMYWGLVQTTLQKVDEARANGVDVTLDLYPYDYSSTTLRAILPAWIQEGGLQKLNERLADPSVRKQVMGEIKTDVSWDNYYLLGGGSEGITLLYTPKTPECEGKTLSEVGKLMGKSPIEAAFDIIVANGGSDTVCYNAMSEDDVQYVMKHPAAMFVSDSIFGASGGKSHPRTFGTNPRVLCKYVREEKVLTIEQAVWKMTGFPAARYGLQTKGIIREGMDADIVIFDPETVRDKATIENPQQDPEGIEYVFVNGVKTVEKGVCTGKTAGRVLRKK, from the coding sequence ATGAACTTTGATGTCATTATTAGAAATGCCATTGTAGTTGATGGTACAAACAGTCCCTGGTTTAAAGCTGATGTCGGAATATCAAACGGCCGCATTGATTTTGTAGGGAAAGTACCTCTTGATGCGACTGGAAAAGAGGAAGTAGATGCCGAAGGCAAGGTGCTATGCCCTGGGTTTATTGATGGCCATACCCATGCGGATTTTGTTCTGCTGCAGGATCCACTGATGCTTTCGAAACTTAAACAGGGAGTAACTACGCAAATAATAGGACAGTGCGGCATAAGCCCGGCACCTGTGACTGATGATAAGGTCGAGATGCTTGATCAGTATGTTGGATTCTTTAAAGGCGGGACAACTCTTGACTGGACGTGGCGTAGCTTTGGGGGTTGGCTTGATAAGCTGGAAACATTGAGTCTGGGAACAAACATAGGCGCATGTGTCGGGCAAGGTACGGTCAGGCTTGCTGTCATGGGCTTTGAAAACAGGCAGCCTACACAGGACGAGATGGAAAAAATGCGTGCTTATGTGGAAGAGGCCATAGATAGCGGGGCTTTTGGTCTTACCAGCGGCCTGATCTATCCTCCCGGAGTTTACTCGAGCCATGAAGAGCTTTGTGCTCTAACGACTGCACTGAAGAAGAAAAATGCCCTGTATCTGTCTCATATGCGCAGTGAATCAGGAGCAGTTGTAGAAAGCGTTATGGAAACTATAGACATTGGGCATAAGAATGATATCCCTGTACAAATCTCCCACCATAAAGCGGCTGGTAAGATGTACTGGGGACTTGTACAAACTACCTTGCAGAAAGTGGACGAGGCCCGTGCAAATGGGGTGGATGTGACGTTAGATCTGTATCCATATGATTACAGCAGCACGACGTTGCGGGCCATATTGCCGGCATGGATTCAAGAGGGCGGTTTGCAGAAACTTAATGAGCGCCTGGCTGATCCTTCTGTGAGAAAACAAGTCATGGGAGAAATAAAAACAGATGTAAGTTGGGATAACTACTACTTGCTTGGCGGCGGCAGTGAAGGTATAACATTGTTGTACACTCCAAAGACTCCGGAATGTGAAGGAAAAACCCTATCGGAAGTCGGGAAGCTTATGGGCAAGTCTCCAATAGAAGCGGCTTTCGACATTATTGTGGCCAATGGAGGTTCGGACACAGTTTGTTACAATGCTATGTCTGAAGACGATGTGCAGTATGTTATGAAGCACCCGGCAGCCATGTTCGTATCAGACTCTATTTTTGGAGCAAGTGGAGGCAAGTCCCATCCCAGGACCTTTGGGACGAACCCAAGGGTGCTCTGCAAATATGTAAGGGAAGAAAAGGTTTTGACCATTGAGCAGGCAGTATGGAAGATGACTGGGTTCCCGGCGGCTCGTTATGGTCTCCAGACCAAGGGGATAATTCGAGAAGGAATGGATGCGGATATTGTCATATTTGATCCAGAAACAGTAAGGGACAAGGCGACTATAGAGAATCCTCAACAGGATCCGGAAGGGATCGAATACGTCTTTGTAAATGGAGTTAAAACCGTCGAGAAAGGCGTTTGCACCGGAAAAACTGCCGGTAGGGTTTTAAGAAAGAAATAA
- the alr gene encoding alanine racemase, which produces MSWRPTRLEVDLEKVRNNYRAIRKHVGESVRIFGVVKGDAYNLGADKIGRVLADMGVDFFAVATGDEAISLRESGIESPILVLGPSPYGIAEEYVRLGIRAAINDKGIAKALSDASVRLQKPAYGHVKIDSGMGRIGFFPHEAADAVEEISHLPGLNLEGIFTHFAISDARDLTYTYEQHSTFVKVIGELEKRGITFSIKHCCNSGATLALPQFVMDGVRPGQLVVGMYPSKEVVRSIAIEPVFEFKTAISAIRTVPAGKKLSYGLTYETTADERIAVIPVGYHDGYSRELSGKGTEVLIHGKRCPIVGRICMDQALVDVSVLQNPQIGDEVVLLGKQGEETITGDEIADKIGTIFTTLPNMIGKRVPRVYLNE; this is translated from the coding sequence ATGTCGTGGAGACCTACCAGATTGGAAGTTGACCTTGAGAAGGTCAGAAATAACTATCGGGCAATACGAAAGCATGTGGGAGAGAGCGTTAGGATCTTTGGCGTTGTAAAAGGTGACGCCTATAACCTCGGAGCAGATAAAATAGGCAGGGTTTTGGCAGATATGGGGGTAGACTTCTTTGCGGTTGCCACTGGTGATGAGGCCATTTCCTTAAGGGAATCGGGCATTGAATCCCCTATACTGGTGCTGGGGCCTTCTCCGTATGGCATTGCTGAAGAATATGTTCGTTTAGGGATAAGAGCTGCCATTAATGATAAAGGAATAGCTAAGGCTCTGTCAGATGCATCTGTCAGACTTCAGAAACCTGCATATGGCCATGTCAAGATAGATTCCGGCATGGGAAGAATAGGCTTTTTCCCTCATGAGGCGGCAGATGCGGTAGAAGAGATCTCTCATTTGCCAGGGCTTAACCTGGAGGGGATCTTTACCCATTTTGCCATTTCAGATGCAAGGGATCTAACATACACTTATGAACAGCATTCCACCTTTGTAAAAGTTATTGGCGAGCTTGAAAAGCGGGGCATTACTTTTTCTATAAAACATTGCTGCAATTCTGGCGCTACTCTTGCGCTGCCCCAGTTTGTTATGGACGGCGTAAGGCCAGGACAGCTTGTAGTGGGTATGTACCCGTCAAAAGAAGTGGTACGTTCTATCGCCATAGAGCCTGTTTTCGAGTTTAAAACAGCCATATCAGCAATTCGTACCGTGCCAGCCGGAAAAAAACTCAGCTATGGTTTGACATATGAAACTACAGCAGATGAAAGAATCGCTGTTATACCGGTGGGGTATCATGACGGCTATTCCAGAGAGCTCTCAGGAAAAGGTACGGAAGTGTTAATACACGGGAAACGATGTCCCATAGTGGGGCGGATATGTATGGACCAGGCTCTGGTGGATGTAAGCGTTCTTCAGAACCCCCAAATAGGAGACGAAGTCGTTCTCCTTGGAAAGCAGGGAGAAGAAACGATCACAGGGGATGAGATCGCTGACAAGATCGGAACCATCTTCACAACCCTCCCCAACATGATAGGTAAAAGAGTGCCGAGAGTGTATTTGAACGAATAA
- a CDS encoding MFS transporter codes for MKKGLSLLDPQKDLKTVRNAHFIFAIILLAYFMSYFFRIAPAVVMPLYAAPLGLSAAMTGFIASFYFYAYGAMQPVCGVLLDKFGPMRVASTGLFITALGGFMMVFKPTVFTLSLWRLLMGLGFSPLFMGALVFQAAAFPLTLYAFYSGITLATGNMGTVVGVAPLGTAIDTWGMPVVSTFLAIFCLFLSSLLFLKRKDDPVYSKERFLSHSLLQNFKEAFRFVTGSPVGRSISLLWSLSMASILSLQALWAVSWFAAVYERPFADCRGWASLIGVGVVMGTLLSGFLGRSEKIRNFLLYAFSIVFSLSLALITGLLFFHFPIYLAASAGFLLGMCTGGGAVCYAAKINEVAPSHLRGAVMGVVNTFIYLSVIIYQWGTGAILDFFPGVEPGSYAKEGYAAAYIIVFGVSTLVFYALWVLHRHKRER; via the coding sequence ATGAAGAAGGGGCTGAGTCTATTGGATCCTCAAAAAGATCTTAAAACCGTTCGGAATGCTCACTTCATCTTTGCGATTATCTTATTAGCTTATTTCATGTCTTATTTTTTCCGTATCGCGCCTGCGGTTGTCATGCCTCTCTATGCTGCCCCCTTAGGTCTTAGTGCGGCTATGACAGGTTTTATAGCGAGTTTTTATTTTTATGCCTATGGGGCAATGCAGCCTGTGTGTGGAGTGCTGCTTGATAAGTTCGGCCCCATGAGAGTTGCTTCTACCGGGCTGTTTATTACCGCGTTGGGCGGATTTATGATGGTTTTCAAACCGACAGTTTTCACCCTTTCTCTGTGGCGGCTTCTTATGGGATTGGGCTTCTCACCCCTATTCATGGGAGCTCTGGTCTTTCAGGCTGCTGCCTTTCCTTTGACTCTTTACGCTTTTTACTCGGGGATTACGTTAGCCACTGGCAATATGGGGACTGTGGTTGGCGTCGCTCCTTTAGGAACAGCTATTGATACGTGGGGTATGCCGGTCGTTTCAACTTTCCTCGCTATATTCTGCCTTTTTCTTTCCTCCTTGCTGTTTCTGAAAAGAAAAGACGACCCTGTTTATTCAAAAGAGAGATTCCTTTCCCATAGTTTGCTGCAAAACTTTAAGGAAGCCTTCCGTTTTGTTACAGGCTCACCAGTTGGCCGCTCCATAAGCCTTTTATGGAGTCTCTCTATGGCATCCATCCTTTCTCTTCAGGCTCTATGGGCTGTTTCCTGGTTTGCTGCCGTTTATGAACGTCCTTTCGCCGATTGCCGAGGCTGGGCGAGTCTAATAGGAGTGGGAGTTGTCATGGGAACCCTTTTGTCTGGGTTTCTGGGTCGTTCTGAAAAGATCAGGAATTTTCTGCTTTATGCATTTTCAATTGTTTTTTCTCTTTCCCTGGCCCTCATTACCGGACTTCTTTTCTTTCATTTTCCCATATATCTTGCGGCATCGGCAGGGTTTCTTTTAGGAATGTGTACGGGCGGAGGGGCGGTATGTTACGCGGCGAAGATCAATGAAGTGGCTCCATCTCATTTGCGGGGAGCGGTCATGGGCGTGGTTAATACCTTTATATATTTGTCTGTAATTATTTATCAGTGGGGGACAGGAGCCATACTTGATTTTTTCCCTGGAGTTGAACCAGGATCCTATGCAAAAGAAGGGTACGCCGCGGCCTACATTATCGTTTTTGGAGTGAGTACTCTTGTTTTCTACGCCCTTTGGGTTTTGCACCGTCATAAAAGGGAGCGTTAA
- a CDS encoding ferrous iron transporter B translates to MGPENPAQKTLLLIGNPNVGKSVIFSRLTGVRAISSNYPGTTVGFLEGWLRYNSEVYRIIDVPGAYTLDPTNEAEQVARRMVDEGADLAIIVLDATALERNLYLAFQAMERGIHTIVALNMVDEARHRGISIDVEKLEKLLGVPVVPTVALSGQGINRIIQRIPEARKGHIPPLTSEERWKRIGLIIEQTQKLTHRHHTLRDKLEDLSVDSFWGGVIGVLVIALSFYVIRLIGEGLINTLLNPITERVWIPALMKFSPILGKHPILHQLLIGTLIHGTVDMEQSFGLLSTGLYVPLVMVLPYVLSFYLALSFLEDVGYLPRFAVLFDALFHHLGLHGYAIVPALLGLGCNVPGILATRVLESERERFIAATLISIAIPCAGLQAMIVGVIGHLGGKYVIITYGVLFSAWVVIGRILHALLPGHSPELIVEIPPYRIPSVRDLFFKLWFRLKGFIMEAIPLVMGGVLLINLLYMTGVINGITRFFRPVFTGLLGLPAEAAGPIIMGLLRKDVAVGMLSTLNLTPQQLIVATVTLAMTFPCIATFIVLWKELGGKKLAGSLAIMIFSALTAGSLLRIVLNL, encoded by the coding sequence ATGGGGCCTGAGAACCCTGCACAAAAAACCCTTCTTCTCATTGGAAACCCCAATGTAGGGAAAAGTGTTATCTTTTCTCGCTTGACCGGAGTACGGGCCATTTCATCTAATTATCCAGGAACCACAGTGGGCTTTTTGGAGGGATGGCTTCGTTACAATTCCGAAGTTTACAGGATTATAGACGTTCCTGGAGCCTACACTCTTGATCCCACGAATGAGGCGGAACAAGTTGCCCGCCGCATGGTAGATGAAGGGGCGGATCTGGCGATTATAGTACTTGATGCCACAGCTCTCGAACGAAACCTCTATCTGGCCTTTCAAGCCATGGAGCGAGGCATCCATACTATTGTGGCCCTTAACATGGTGGATGAGGCCCGGCATCGAGGCATCAGCATTGACGTTGAAAAACTTGAGAAGCTTCTAGGGGTACCTGTCGTTCCTACTGTAGCCTTGTCCGGGCAGGGAATAAATCGCATCATCCAGCGTATTCCCGAAGCCCGAAAAGGGCATATCCCTCCCCTTACGAGTGAGGAACGATGGAAACGAATCGGCCTAATTATAGAACAAACTCAAAAACTAACCCATCGCCATCATACCCTAAGAGACAAACTTGAAGACCTTTCAGTGGATTCATTCTGGGGAGGCGTAATAGGGGTTCTGGTTATCGCCCTGAGCTTTTATGTCATACGCCTTATTGGAGAAGGGCTTATCAACACGTTGCTTAACCCGATAACAGAGAGAGTTTGGATACCAGCCCTGATGAAGTTCTCTCCTATTTTAGGCAAACACCCTATACTGCATCAGCTCCTTATAGGAACCCTGATCCATGGGACTGTGGATATGGAGCAAAGTTTCGGTTTGCTTTCTACAGGACTTTACGTACCCCTTGTTATGGTGCTGCCCTATGTGCTGTCCTTTTACCTGGCTCTCAGCTTTTTGGAAGATGTTGGGTATTTGCCGCGCTTTGCCGTTCTTTTTGACGCCCTGTTCCACCATTTAGGCCTCCATGGCTATGCAATAGTGCCAGCTCTTCTTGGCCTGGGCTGCAACGTTCCTGGCATTTTAGCCACGAGGGTTCTCGAATCAGAGCGAGAAAGATTTATTGCCGCCACCCTTATTTCGATAGCCATCCCCTGCGCCGGCCTGCAGGCAATGATCGTAGGGGTAATAGGACATCTCGGCGGCAAATATGTGATCATAACCTATGGAGTCCTCTTTTCGGCCTGGGTTGTTATAGGGAGGATCCTCCATGCCCTTTTGCCAGGGCATAGTCCTGAGCTCATAGTGGAAATTCCCCCCTACCGGATCCCTTCGGTCCGTGACCTGTTCTTTAAACTCTGGTTTCGTCTGAAAGGATTCATTATGGAGGCCATCCCCCTGGTCATGGGGGGTGTGCTTCTTATTAACCTGCTTTACATGACAGGCGTAATTAACGGAATTACACGCTTTTTCAGGCCTGTTTTCACAGGACTTCTTGGTCTGCCGGCAGAAGCGGCCGGTCCCATTATTATGGGGCTCCTGAGAAAAGACGTTGCTGTTGGAATGCTCTCCACACTCAACCTGACGCCTCAGCAACTTATAGTGGCCACTGTAACGCTGGCCATGACCTTTCCTTGTATAGCGACCTTCATCGTGCTCTGGAAGGAACTTGGGGGCAAGAAACTTGCCGGAAGCCTGGCTATAATGATTTTTTCAGCCCTTACCGCCGGATCCCTTCTTCGGATCGTTCTAAACCTGTGA
- a CDS encoding FeoA family protein, with amino-acid sequence MKKVHVYNLKDLQNGVTAQIVQMPSGECRCRLEALGLREGKIIEKVSGMPFHGPITIIVDGRQIAIGWRISSRVIVKPLREFGHGA; translated from the coding sequence ATGAAAAAAGTTCACGTTTATAACCTCAAAGATCTGCAAAATGGAGTTACTGCCCAGATCGTTCAAATGCCTAGCGGAGAATGCCGCTGTCGCCTGGAGGCCCTTGGGCTTCGGGAGGGAAAGATCATTGAAAAGGTTTCGGGCATGCCTTTTCATGGCCCCATTACCATTATAGTAGACGGCAGGCAGATTGCCATAGGGTGGCGTATCTCATCACGGGTGATAGTTAAACCTCTCAGGGAGTTTGGCCATGGGGCCTGA
- the rlmN gene encoding 23S rRNA (adenine(2503)-C(2))-methyltransferase RlmN gives MSEAVVALEMNYDEWLEFCTEKLGLQRYRTDQICQWIYEKKVFNIYDMTNLGKDLREDLAYKILILPPSLVKQETSKDGTRKFLWQLQDGQRIESVLLSHGNHNTACISSQVGCPLACAFCATGKGGFVRNLTPGEIVGQFLAMEKAAGQNITNIVFMGMGEPLLNQEALFKSIKILNHPKMRGLGARHMTISTAGIVPGIRALTELEIPVRLSVSLHGTNDMLRNKLMPINQQYPLGSLIEALRDYQQKTGDRVTIEYVMIDRVNDNTEQAYELAALMNGLSIYVNLIPYNPVDATYRRSSQERIKAFGKILSELNIEYEIRREKGSDINAACGQLRRQNEKSSRL, from the coding sequence ATGAGCGAAGCTGTTGTTGCTCTTGAAATGAACTATGACGAGTGGCTTGAGTTTTGTACAGAAAAACTCGGGCTTCAAAGATACAGAACTGATCAGATTTGTCAGTGGATATATGAAAAAAAGGTCTTTAATATCTACGATATGACGAATCTCGGAAAGGATCTTCGTGAGGATCTTGCTTATAAAATTTTAATTTTACCGCCAAGCCTCGTGAAACAGGAAACATCAAAAGATGGCACACGAAAATTCTTATGGCAGCTTCAGGACGGTCAGAGAATAGAATCCGTGCTCCTGTCTCACGGAAATCACAACACCGCCTGCATATCGAGTCAGGTTGGTTGCCCTTTGGCTTGCGCCTTCTGCGCTACGGGAAAGGGTGGTTTTGTACGAAACCTTACTCCCGGAGAGATCGTCGGCCAATTTCTGGCCATGGAAAAAGCCGCTGGACAGAACATTACCAATATAGTCTTTATGGGCATGGGTGAACCCCTCCTCAACCAGGAAGCTCTTTTCAAGAGCATAAAGATATTAAACCACCCCAAGATGAGAGGGCTCGGCGCCCGCCACATGACAATTTCTACCGCCGGCATTGTTCCCGGCATAAGAGCTCTTACAGAGCTGGAAATCCCTGTGAGGCTTTCTGTTTCTCTTCATGGCACAAATGACATGTTGAGGAATAAACTTATGCCTATCAATCAACAGTATCCCTTGGGATCCCTTATAGAAGCCCTTCGTGACTATCAGCAAAAAACTGGTGATCGCGTTACCATCGAATACGTGATGATCGATAGGGTAAACGACAATACGGAACAAGCATATGAGCTTGCTGCCCTTATGAATGGACTTTCTATTTACGTGAACCTTATTCCCTATAACCCTGTAGATGCTACATATAGGCGTTCTTCCCAGGAACGCATCAAGGCCTTTGGGAAGATCCTCAGTGAACTGAACATTGAATATGAAATCCGTCGGGAAAAAGGATCTGATATCAATGCCGCATGTGGTCAGTTACGAAGACAAAATGAAAAAAGTTCACGTTTATAA
- a CDS encoding TRAP transporter substrate-binding protein — protein MKKVVLFWALILCVFSLLVGGEAFAKAEYEWSFTQPWSRPLSNKGYEFFCDKVKEYSGGRIEIKFYPDGLLGNHDESYHAVQEGSIAIGTFSPYVNLVPGGMLNWMPWTVENFDEARLAYSPAGGILFKVMEDAWEEVGFHVLFNVAQGPYGIANSKRPIRTPEDFKNLKLRVSSSLGFVRCLANMGEGTGMTLETIPWSELYNAMARKVVDGCWTMWPSLVDERHYEVAPYYTDLQFAWDAQNIVMNKKLWDSLPDDLKEAVSKAALEADEYLLQIQEAAQKDYIATLEKQEGFEIIRLTDEERQVFRDKARMSGIWEELCTPWLEKKYPGQNMTQVILDELDRIHEEVAAKKK, from the coding sequence GTGAAAAAGGTCGTACTTTTTTGGGCGCTTATTCTCTGTGTTTTTAGCCTTCTTGTTGGAGGCGAGGCTTTTGCCAAAGCTGAATATGAATGGAGTTTTACTCAACCCTGGTCAAGACCTCTGAGTAACAAGGGATATGAATTTTTCTGCGATAAGGTCAAGGAGTATTCAGGCGGTCGGATTGAAATCAAATTTTATCCCGACGGATTGCTTGGCAACCACGACGAGTCATATCACGCCGTCCAGGAAGGCAGCATCGCCATTGGCACTTTCTCTCCCTATGTCAATCTGGTGCCGGGGGGCATGCTGAACTGGATGCCCTGGACAGTGGAGAACTTTGATGAGGCGAGACTGGCATACTCTCCAGCCGGCGGCATTTTGTTCAAGGTTATGGAGGATGCGTGGGAAGAAGTGGGCTTCCACGTTCTTTTCAACGTTGCCCAGGGTCCTTACGGCATAGCGAACAGCAAAAGGCCCATTCGCACTCCCGAAGATTTCAAGAACTTGAAACTGCGAGTGTCTTCTTCTCTTGGTTTCGTAAGATGCCTCGCGAACATGGGAGAAGGAACGGGCATGACCCTGGAAACAATTCCATGGAGCGAGCTGTATAACGCCATGGCAAGAAAGGTCGTAGATGGCTGCTGGACCATGTGGCCCTCACTGGTTGACGAGAGACACTACGAAGTGGCTCCCTACTATACAGACCTTCAATTTGCATGGGACGCTCAGAATATCGTCATGAACAAGAAGCTTTGGGACTCTCTTCCTGACGATCTCAAGGAAGCCGTAAGCAAGGCGGCTCTTGAGGCAGATGAGTATCTTCTGCAGATTCAGGAAGCGGCTCAAAAAGATTATATAGCGACATTAGAGAAGCAGGAAGGCTTTGAGATCATTCGTCTGACCGATGAAGAGCGGCAGGTCTTCAGAGACAAGGCCCGCATGTCCGGAATCTGGGAAGAGCTTTGCACGCCATGGCTTGAAAAGAAATACCCCGGACAGAATATGACCCAGGTCATTCTTGACGAACTTGATCGTATCCACGAAGAGGTTGCCGCGAAAAAGAAGTAG
- a CDS encoding NAD(P)H-dependent oxidoreductase subunit E, giving the protein MKKILFLFVLGVFFFVPSLSVQAAEEFLYICGPCSRNFVPIAEDVIQELALEDNVHIKLVSCLGACTASPVVEFKGEIYGHMTKEKLFALLRSYFTL; this is encoded by the coding sequence ATGAAGAAAATTCTTTTTTTATTCGTATTGGGAGTATTTTTTTTCGTTCCTTCTTTATCAGTCCAGGCCGCTGAAGAATTTCTCTACATTTGCGGACCGTGCAGCAGAAACTTTGTTCCTATTGCAGAAGACGTTATTCAGGAACTTGCATTAGAAGACAACGTTCATATAAAACTTGTTTCCTGCCTCGGAGCCTGTACCGCTTCTCCTGTCGTTGAATTTAAAGGAGAAATATATGGCCACATGACAAAGGAAAAGCTCTTTGCGCTGCTTAGATCGTATTTTACCCTCTAA
- a CDS encoding ZIP family metal transporter, with amino-acid sequence MGDFFASAGPIVQTLIGTLFTWGLTALGAAAVFVRKDPSKKMLDVMLGFAAGVMIAASYWSLLAPAIEMSAEMGMWPWFPPAVGFLLGGVFLRIVDRILPHLHLGQLREEAEGIETTWKRTTLLVMAITLHNIPEGMAVGVAFGAVASGIPSASLAGAMALVLGIGIQNFPEGMAVSLPLRRDGVSPMRSFWYGQLSGIVEPISGVIGAVAVVMARPILPYALAFAAGAMIFVVVEEVIPESQQGGYGDQATMGVILGFIVMMILDVALG; translated from the coding sequence GTGGGTGACTTTTTTGCATCTGCCGGCCCTATTGTACAAACCTTAATAGGAACACTCTTTACATGGGGATTGACGGCTTTGGGAGCGGCGGCTGTTTTTGTTAGAAAAGATCCGAGTAAAAAAATGCTTGATGTCATGCTGGGGTTTGCAGCAGGAGTAATGATAGCCGCGAGTTACTGGTCTCTCCTTGCCCCTGCCATTGAGATGTCCGCCGAAATGGGCATGTGGCCCTGGTTTCCTCCAGCGGTAGGTTTTCTCTTGGGGGGAGTTTTTCTCCGGATTGTTGACCGAATATTGCCCCACCTCCATTTAGGGCAGCTGCGAGAAGAGGCTGAAGGGATCGAAACGACCTGGAAAAGAACAACACTGCTTGTCATGGCTATCACTCTCCATAACATTCCAGAGGGAATGGCCGTGGGCGTTGCCTTTGGAGCTGTGGCTTCTGGCATTCCTTCTGCATCTTTAGCTGGCGCAATGGCCCTTGTTTTAGGCATAGGCATCCAGAACTTCCCTGAAGGCATGGCTGTGTCCTTGCCCCTTCGCAGAGATGGGGTCTCTCCCATGAGAAGCTTCTGGTATGGTCAGCTTTCAGGGATAGTAGAGCCCATTTCCGGGGTAATAGGGGCTGTAGCCGTGGTTATGGCACGTCCCATTCTGCCTTATGCTTTAGCCTTCGCGGCAGGGGCCATGATCTTTGTAGTGGTGGAAGAGGTGATACCTGAATCCCAGCAGGGAGGGTATGGCGACCAGGCCACCATGGGAGTTATATTGGGTTTTATAGTAATGATGATATTAGATGTGGCTTTAGGATAG
- a CDS encoding manganese efflux pump MntP family protein produces the protein MSVIELFLTAAALSMDAFAVSLGVGACLPLLTPGAAFRMGIACGSFQFLMPLAGWMAGIRLLSLIEAYDHWVAFLLLFFLGVNMIRESRKEEACERRDNTWGLTLLSLAVATSIDALAAGIGVAALKGSVMFLAVPAGIITACLSAAGVCLGFQAGRFLGKYVEIAGGVVLCFIGLKILLVSII, from the coding sequence ATGTCTGTAATCGAACTTTTTTTAACAGCAGCGGCTCTTTCCATGGATGCCTTTGCTGTCTCCCTTGGCGTAGGGGCCTGTTTGCCTCTTTTAACCCCTGGGGCGGCTTTTCGAATGGGAATCGCCTGCGGAAGTTTTCAGTTCCTTATGCCTCTTGCGGGGTGGATGGCGGGCATACGTTTACTCTCTCTAATAGAAGCTTATGATCATTGGGTAGCCTTTCTGCTTCTTTTTTTCCTGGGCGTAAACATGATCAGGGAATCCAGAAAAGAAGAAGCCTGCGAGAGAAGAGACAACACATGGGGACTGACCCTTCTTTCTCTGGCTGTCGCGACTTCTATTGATGCGCTGGCTGCGGGCATTGGGGTGGCTGCGCTGAAAGGTTCAGTCATGTTTTTAGCTGTTCCTGCCGGTATCATTACGGCGTGTCTTTCTGCTGCAGGCGTATGTCTGGGATTCCAGGCAGGCCGATTCCTTGGAAAGTATGTTGAAATTGCAGGTGGAGTTGTCTTATGTTTTATAGGGTTGAAAATCCTTCTTGTGTCCATTATATGA